A stretch of the Salvia splendens isolate huo1 unplaced genomic scaffold, SspV2 ctg366, whole genome shotgun sequence genome encodes the following:
- the LOC121789885 gene encoding uncharacterized protein LOC121789885 isoform X1, translating to MAATNAAAATPPLESTSAPSEELAAKTVSKRYEGLVMVRTKAIKGKGAWYWAHLEPILVNNSDTGLPKAVKLRCSLCDAVFSASNPSRTASEHLKRGTCPNFASAPKPISSLPPSSSSISAPASATLSPTSHNHRKRPSSSSSGGGNGTSAVIPPLAIVDPSRFTVDLAYPPPSTSLIVTSGGASPSGLYGHQQQLVLSGGKEDLGALAVLEDSVKRLKSPKASPSPALSKAQVDSALDSLADWVYECCGSVSFSSLDHPKFKAFLNQVGLPAISKPDFAGSRLDAKYEEVKSKCEAKIRDAMFFQIASDGWKPHDFTRDGNLVNLAVNLPNCTSVFRRAVFTIGYVHSNYAEEVLWDTITDICDSNVRQCVGVVSDKFKAKALANLESQHPWMVNLCCQYQGFTSLIKDLGKELVLFKNVANNCMKLAAFVNNKSQIRHSFQKFQLQEYGHAGLLRVPFDASDFWAVYALVEDILSSARALHLVLSDESYKIEEPIAREVAETMRNPHFWNELEAVHSLVKLIKTMAQDIETEKPRIGQCLPLWEELKLKVKDWCSKFNIMVAPVEKVIESRFKKNYHPAWAAAFILDPLYLIRDASGKYLPPFKCLSHEQEKDVDKLIMRLVSREEAHIALMELMKWRTEGLDPVYAQAVQLKQRDPSTGKMRIANPQSSRLVWEAHLTELKSLGKVAVRLIFLHATSSSGYKRNSSLLRWVSAHSHSRVGLDRAHKLMFISAHSKREFGDDSDDKENELFGLANGEDDVLNEVFVDTSSVSI from the exons ATGGCCGCAACTAATGCCGCCGCCGCGACGCCGCCGCTGGAGTCGACCTCCGCCCCATCCGAGGAGCTGGCCGCGAAGACGGTGAGCAAGCGGTACGAGGGGCTGGTGATGGTACGGACCAAGGCGATTAAAGGGAAGGGCGCTTGGTACTGGGCCCACCTCGAGCCAATTCTCGTCAACAACTCCGACACCGGCCTCCCCAAAGCCGTCAAGCTCCGCTGCTCCCTCTGCGACGCCGTCTTCTCCGCCTCCAACCCCTCCCGCACCGCCTCCGAGCACCTCAAGCGCGGCACCTGCCCCAACTTCGCCTCCGCCCCCAAGCCCATCTCCTCCCTCCCCCCTTCTTCCTCCTCCATCTCCGCCCCCGCCTCCGCCACTCTCTCTCCCACCTCCCACAACCACCGCAAacgcccctcctcctcctcctccggcgGCGGCAACGGCACCTCCGCCGTCATCCCTCCCCTAGCAATCGTGGACCCCTCGAGATTCACAGTGGATTTAGCTTACCCGCCGCCGAGCACGAGCCTGATTGTGACCTCCGGCGGCGCGAGCCCCTCCGGCCTGTACGGCCATCAGCAGCAATTAGTCCTCTCAGGCGGAAAAGAGGATCTGGGCGCTCTAGCAGTGCTGGAAGATAGCGTGAAGCGCCTCAAGAGCCCCAAAGCCTCTCCGTCGCCGGCATTGAGCAAGGCCCAGGTCGATTCCGCCCTCGACTCCCTCGCCGATTGGGTCTACGAATGCTGCGGCTCCGTCTCCTTCTCCAGCCTCGACCACCCCAAATTCAAAGCCTTCCTCAATCAAGTAGGCCTCCCCGCTATCTCCAAGCCCGACTTTGCCGGCTCCCGATTAGACGCCAAGTACGAGGAGGTCAAGTCCAAATGCGAGGCCAAAATCCGCGACGCCATGTTCTTCCAAATCGCGTCCGACGGGTGGAAGCCGCACGACTTCACTCGCGATGGCAATTTGGTGAATTTAGCCGTCAATCTCCCCAACTGCACCAGCGTCTTCAGAAGGGCCGTTTTCACGATCGGGTACGTCCACTCCAACTACGCCGAGGAGGTTCTCTGGGATACCATAACCGACATTTGCGATTCTAATGTGCGCCAATGCGTGGGAGTCGTTTCCGACAAGTTCAAGGCCAAAGCATTGGCGAATCTCGAGAGTCAGCATCCGTGGATGGTGAACCTCTGCTGTCAGTATCAAGGCTTCACTAGTTTGATCAAGGATTTAGGAAAAGAGCTTGTCCTGTTCAAGAACGTAGCAAATAACTGCATGAAGCTTGCGGCTTTCGTCAACAACAAATCCCAAATTCGCCACAGCTTTCAGAAATTCCAGCTGCAGGAATACGGCCACGCTGGCTTGTTGAGGGTTCCGTTCGATGCCTCGGATTTTTGGGCTGTTTACGCGCTCGTTGAGGATATTCTGAGCTCTGCTCGTGCCCTGCATTTGGTGCTGTCAGATGAATCCTACAAAATAGAGGAGCCGATCGCTAGGGAAGTCGCGGAGACGATGAGGAATCCTCATTTCTGGAACGAGTTAGAAGCCGTGCACTCTTTAGTGAAGCTGATCAAGACAATGGCTCAAGACATCGAGACAGAGAAGCCGCGGATCGGGCAATGCCTGCCTTTATGGGAGGAGCTTAAACTCAAGGTGAAGGACTGGTGCTCTAAGTTCAACATTATGGTAGCACCTGTGGAGAAGGTGATCGAATCGAGGTTCAAGAAGAACTACCATCCGGCATGGGCGGCTGCGTTCATCCTCGACCCGCTCTACTTGATAAGGGATGCTAGCGGGAAGTACTTGCCGCCCTTCAAATGCTTGAGCCACGAGCAGGAAAAGGACGTGGACAAGCTTATAATGCGGCTCGTTTCAAGGGAGGAGGCGCACATTGCGCTCATGGAGCTGATGAAGTGGCGGACGGAAGGGCTGGATCCAGTGTACGCGCAAGCTGTGCAGCTGAAGCAGAGGGATCCGAGCACGGGGAAGATGAGGATTGCCAACCCGCAGAGTAGTAGGCTTGTGTGGGAGGCGCATCTAACGGAGCTCAAGTCGTTGGGGAAGGTGGCGGTTAGGCTTATCTTCCTCCATGCTACGTCGTCGTCTGGCTACAAACGCAACTCGTCGTTGCTGAGATGGGTGAGTGCTCATTCGCATTCGAGGGTGGGGTTGGACAGGGCTCACAAGTTGATGTTCATATCTGCACATTCGAAGCGGGAGTTTGGCGATGACAGCGACGACAAGGAGAACGAGCTTTTCGGATTGGCAAATGGTGAGGACGATGTGCTCAATGAGGTTTTTGTTGATACTTCCTCTGT AAGCATCTAG
- the LOC121789885 gene encoding uncharacterized protein LOC121789885 isoform X2, whose translation MAATNAAAATPPLESTSAPSEELAAKTVSKRYEGLVMVRTKAIKGKGAWYWAHLEPILVNNSDTGLPKAVKLRCSLCDAVFSASNPSRTASEHLKRGTCPNFASAPKPISSLPPSSSSISAPASATLSPTSHNHRKRPSSSSSGGGNGTSAVIPPLAIVDPSRFTVDLAYPPPSTSLIVTSGGASPSGLYGHQQQLVLSGGKEDLGALAVLEDSVKRLKSPKASPSPALSKAQVDSALDSLADWVYECCGSVSFSSLDHPKFKAFLNQVGLPAISKPDFAGSRLDAKYEEVKSKCEAKIRDAMFFQIASDGWKPHDFTRDGNLVNLAVNLPNCTSVFRRAVFTIGYVHSNYAEEVLWDTITDICDSNVRQCVGVVSDKFKAKALANLESQHPWMVNLCCQYQGFTSLIKDLGKELVLFKNVANNCMKLAAFVNNKSQIRHSFQKFQLQEYGHAGLLRVPFDASDFWAVYALVEDILSSARALHLVLSDESYKIEEPIAREVAETMRNPHFWNELEAVHSLVKLIKTMAQDIETEKPRIGQCLPLWEELKLKVKDWCSKFNIMVAPVEKVIESRFKKNYHPAWAAAFILDPLYLIRDASGKYLPPFKCLSHEQEKDVDKLIMRLVSREEAHIALMELMKWRTEGLDPVYAQAVQLKQRDPSTGKMRIANPQSSRLVWEAHLTELKSLGKVAVRLIFLHATSSSGYKRNSSLLRWVSAHSHSRVGLDRAHKLMFISAHSKREFGDDSDDKENELFGLANGEDDVLNEVFVDTSSVI comes from the exons ATGGCCGCAACTAATGCCGCCGCCGCGACGCCGCCGCTGGAGTCGACCTCCGCCCCATCCGAGGAGCTGGCCGCGAAGACGGTGAGCAAGCGGTACGAGGGGCTGGTGATGGTACGGACCAAGGCGATTAAAGGGAAGGGCGCTTGGTACTGGGCCCACCTCGAGCCAATTCTCGTCAACAACTCCGACACCGGCCTCCCCAAAGCCGTCAAGCTCCGCTGCTCCCTCTGCGACGCCGTCTTCTCCGCCTCCAACCCCTCCCGCACCGCCTCCGAGCACCTCAAGCGCGGCACCTGCCCCAACTTCGCCTCCGCCCCCAAGCCCATCTCCTCCCTCCCCCCTTCTTCCTCCTCCATCTCCGCCCCCGCCTCCGCCACTCTCTCTCCCACCTCCCACAACCACCGCAAacgcccctcctcctcctcctccggcgGCGGCAACGGCACCTCCGCCGTCATCCCTCCCCTAGCAATCGTGGACCCCTCGAGATTCACAGTGGATTTAGCTTACCCGCCGCCGAGCACGAGCCTGATTGTGACCTCCGGCGGCGCGAGCCCCTCCGGCCTGTACGGCCATCAGCAGCAATTAGTCCTCTCAGGCGGAAAAGAGGATCTGGGCGCTCTAGCAGTGCTGGAAGATAGCGTGAAGCGCCTCAAGAGCCCCAAAGCCTCTCCGTCGCCGGCATTGAGCAAGGCCCAGGTCGATTCCGCCCTCGACTCCCTCGCCGATTGGGTCTACGAATGCTGCGGCTCCGTCTCCTTCTCCAGCCTCGACCACCCCAAATTCAAAGCCTTCCTCAATCAAGTAGGCCTCCCCGCTATCTCCAAGCCCGACTTTGCCGGCTCCCGATTAGACGCCAAGTACGAGGAGGTCAAGTCCAAATGCGAGGCCAAAATCCGCGACGCCATGTTCTTCCAAATCGCGTCCGACGGGTGGAAGCCGCACGACTTCACTCGCGATGGCAATTTGGTGAATTTAGCCGTCAATCTCCCCAACTGCACCAGCGTCTTCAGAAGGGCCGTTTTCACGATCGGGTACGTCCACTCCAACTACGCCGAGGAGGTTCTCTGGGATACCATAACCGACATTTGCGATTCTAATGTGCGCCAATGCGTGGGAGTCGTTTCCGACAAGTTCAAGGCCAAAGCATTGGCGAATCTCGAGAGTCAGCATCCGTGGATGGTGAACCTCTGCTGTCAGTATCAAGGCTTCACTAGTTTGATCAAGGATTTAGGAAAAGAGCTTGTCCTGTTCAAGAACGTAGCAAATAACTGCATGAAGCTTGCGGCTTTCGTCAACAACAAATCCCAAATTCGCCACAGCTTTCAGAAATTCCAGCTGCAGGAATACGGCCACGCTGGCTTGTTGAGGGTTCCGTTCGATGCCTCGGATTTTTGGGCTGTTTACGCGCTCGTTGAGGATATTCTGAGCTCTGCTCGTGCCCTGCATTTGGTGCTGTCAGATGAATCCTACAAAATAGAGGAGCCGATCGCTAGGGAAGTCGCGGAGACGATGAGGAATCCTCATTTCTGGAACGAGTTAGAAGCCGTGCACTCTTTAGTGAAGCTGATCAAGACAATGGCTCAAGACATCGAGACAGAGAAGCCGCGGATCGGGCAATGCCTGCCTTTATGGGAGGAGCTTAAACTCAAGGTGAAGGACTGGTGCTCTAAGTTCAACATTATGGTAGCACCTGTGGAGAAGGTGATCGAATCGAGGTTCAAGAAGAACTACCATCCGGCATGGGCGGCTGCGTTCATCCTCGACCCGCTCTACTTGATAAGGGATGCTAGCGGGAAGTACTTGCCGCCCTTCAAATGCTTGAGCCACGAGCAGGAAAAGGACGTGGACAAGCTTATAATGCGGCTCGTTTCAAGGGAGGAGGCGCACATTGCGCTCATGGAGCTGATGAAGTGGCGGACGGAAGGGCTGGATCCAGTGTACGCGCAAGCTGTGCAGCTGAAGCAGAGGGATCCGAGCACGGGGAAGATGAGGATTGCCAACCCGCAGAGTAGTAGGCTTGTGTGGGAGGCGCATCTAACGGAGCTCAAGTCGTTGGGGAAGGTGGCGGTTAGGCTTATCTTCCTCCATGCTACGTCGTCGTCTGGCTACAAACGCAACTCGTCGTTGCTGAGATGGGTGAGTGCTCATTCGCATTCGAGGGTGGGGTTGGACAGGGCTCACAAGTTGATGTTCATATCTGCACATTCGAAGCGGGAGTTTGGCGATGACAGCGACGACAAGGAGAACGAGCTTTTCGGATTGGCAAATGGTGAGGACGATGTGCTCAATGAGGTTTTTGTTGATACTTCCTCTGT CATCTAG
- the LOC121789885 gene encoding uncharacterized protein LOC121789885 isoform X4, translating to MAATNAAAATPPLESTSAPSEELAAKTVSKRYEGLVMVRTKAIKGKGAWYWAHLEPILVNNSDTGLPKAVKLRCSLCDAVFSASNPSRTASEHLKRGTCPNFASAPKPISSLPPSSSSISAPASATLSPTSHNHRKRPSSSSSGGGNGTSAVIPPLAIVDPSRFTVDLAYPPPSTSLIVTSGGASPSGLYGHQQQLVLSGGKEDLGALAVLEDSVKRLKSPKASPSPALSKAQVDSALDSLADWVYECCGSVSFSSLDHPKFKAFLNQVGLPAISKPDFAGSRLDAKYEEVKSKCEAKIRDAMFFQIASDGWKPHDFTRDGNLVNLAVNLPNCTSVFRRAVFTIGYVHSNYAEEVLWDTITDICDSNVRQCVGVVSDKFKAKALANLESQHPWMVNLCCQYQGFTSLIKDLGKELVLFKNVANNCMKLAAFVNNKSQIRHSFQKFQLQEYGHAGLLRVPFDASDFWAVYALVEDILSSARALHLVLSDESYKIEEPIAREVAETMRNPHFWNELEAVHSLVKLIKTMAQDIETEKPRIGQCLPLWEELKLKVKDWCSKFNIMVAPVEKVIESRFKKNYHPAWAAAFILDPLYLIRDASGKYLPPFKCLSHEQEKDVDKLIMRLVSREEAHIALMELMKWRTEGLDPVYAQAVQLKQRDPSTGKMRIANPQSSRLVWEAHLTELKSLGKVAVRLIFLHATSSSGYKRNSSLLRWVSAHSHSRVGLDRAHKLMFISAHSKREFGDDSDDKENELFGLANEASS from the exons ATGGCCGCAACTAATGCCGCCGCCGCGACGCCGCCGCTGGAGTCGACCTCCGCCCCATCCGAGGAGCTGGCCGCGAAGACGGTGAGCAAGCGGTACGAGGGGCTGGTGATGGTACGGACCAAGGCGATTAAAGGGAAGGGCGCTTGGTACTGGGCCCACCTCGAGCCAATTCTCGTCAACAACTCCGACACCGGCCTCCCCAAAGCCGTCAAGCTCCGCTGCTCCCTCTGCGACGCCGTCTTCTCCGCCTCCAACCCCTCCCGCACCGCCTCCGAGCACCTCAAGCGCGGCACCTGCCCCAACTTCGCCTCCGCCCCCAAGCCCATCTCCTCCCTCCCCCCTTCTTCCTCCTCCATCTCCGCCCCCGCCTCCGCCACTCTCTCTCCCACCTCCCACAACCACCGCAAacgcccctcctcctcctcctccggcgGCGGCAACGGCACCTCCGCCGTCATCCCTCCCCTAGCAATCGTGGACCCCTCGAGATTCACAGTGGATTTAGCTTACCCGCCGCCGAGCACGAGCCTGATTGTGACCTCCGGCGGCGCGAGCCCCTCCGGCCTGTACGGCCATCAGCAGCAATTAGTCCTCTCAGGCGGAAAAGAGGATCTGGGCGCTCTAGCAGTGCTGGAAGATAGCGTGAAGCGCCTCAAGAGCCCCAAAGCCTCTCCGTCGCCGGCATTGAGCAAGGCCCAGGTCGATTCCGCCCTCGACTCCCTCGCCGATTGGGTCTACGAATGCTGCGGCTCCGTCTCCTTCTCCAGCCTCGACCACCCCAAATTCAAAGCCTTCCTCAATCAAGTAGGCCTCCCCGCTATCTCCAAGCCCGACTTTGCCGGCTCCCGATTAGACGCCAAGTACGAGGAGGTCAAGTCCAAATGCGAGGCCAAAATCCGCGACGCCATGTTCTTCCAAATCGCGTCCGACGGGTGGAAGCCGCACGACTTCACTCGCGATGGCAATTTGGTGAATTTAGCCGTCAATCTCCCCAACTGCACCAGCGTCTTCAGAAGGGCCGTTTTCACGATCGGGTACGTCCACTCCAACTACGCCGAGGAGGTTCTCTGGGATACCATAACCGACATTTGCGATTCTAATGTGCGCCAATGCGTGGGAGTCGTTTCCGACAAGTTCAAGGCCAAAGCATTGGCGAATCTCGAGAGTCAGCATCCGTGGATGGTGAACCTCTGCTGTCAGTATCAAGGCTTCACTAGTTTGATCAAGGATTTAGGAAAAGAGCTTGTCCTGTTCAAGAACGTAGCAAATAACTGCATGAAGCTTGCGGCTTTCGTCAACAACAAATCCCAAATTCGCCACAGCTTTCAGAAATTCCAGCTGCAGGAATACGGCCACGCTGGCTTGTTGAGGGTTCCGTTCGATGCCTCGGATTTTTGGGCTGTTTACGCGCTCGTTGAGGATATTCTGAGCTCTGCTCGTGCCCTGCATTTGGTGCTGTCAGATGAATCCTACAAAATAGAGGAGCCGATCGCTAGGGAAGTCGCGGAGACGATGAGGAATCCTCATTTCTGGAACGAGTTAGAAGCCGTGCACTCTTTAGTGAAGCTGATCAAGACAATGGCTCAAGACATCGAGACAGAGAAGCCGCGGATCGGGCAATGCCTGCCTTTATGGGAGGAGCTTAAACTCAAGGTGAAGGACTGGTGCTCTAAGTTCAACATTATGGTAGCACCTGTGGAGAAGGTGATCGAATCGAGGTTCAAGAAGAACTACCATCCGGCATGGGCGGCTGCGTTCATCCTCGACCCGCTCTACTTGATAAGGGATGCTAGCGGGAAGTACTTGCCGCCCTTCAAATGCTTGAGCCACGAGCAGGAAAAGGACGTGGACAAGCTTATAATGCGGCTCGTTTCAAGGGAGGAGGCGCACATTGCGCTCATGGAGCTGATGAAGTGGCGGACGGAAGGGCTGGATCCAGTGTACGCGCAAGCTGTGCAGCTGAAGCAGAGGGATCCGAGCACGGGGAAGATGAGGATTGCCAACCCGCAGAGTAGTAGGCTTGTGTGGGAGGCGCATCTAACGGAGCTCAAGTCGTTGGGGAAGGTGGCGGTTAGGCTTATCTTCCTCCATGCTACGTCGTCGTCTGGCTACAAACGCAACTCGTCGTTGCTGAGATGGGTGAGTGCTCATTCGCATTCGAGGGTGGGGTTGGACAGGGCTCACAAGTTGATGTTCATATCTGCACATTCGAAGCGGGAGTTTGGCGATGACAGCGACGACAAGGAGAACGAGCTTTTCGGATTGGCAAATG AAGCATCTAGTTGA
- the LOC121789885 gene encoding uncharacterized protein LOC121789885 isoform X3, which translates to MAATNAAAATPPLESTSAPSEELAAKTVSKRYEGLVMVRTKAIKGKGAWYWAHLEPILVNNSDTGLPKAVKLRCSLCDAVFSASNPSRTASEHLKRGTCPNFASAPKPISSLPPSSSSISAPASATLSPTSHNHRKRPSSSSSGGGNGTSAVIPPLAIVDPSRFTVDLAYPPPSTSLIVTSGGASPSGLYGHQQQLVLSGGKEDLGALAVLEDSVKRLKSPKASPSPALSKAQVDSALDSLADWVYECCGSVSFSSLDHPKFKAFLNQVGLPAISKPDFAGSRLDAKYEEVKSKCEAKIRDAMFFQIASDGWKPHDFTRDGNLVNLAVNLPNCTSVFRRAVFTIGYVHSNYAEEVLWDTITDICDSNVRQCVGVVSDKFKAKALANLESQHPWMVNLCCQYQGFTSLIKDLGKELVLFKNVANNCMKLAAFVNNKSQIRHSFQKFQLQEYGHAGLLRVPFDASDFWAVYALVEDILSSARALHLVLSDESYKIEEPIAREVAETMRNPHFWNELEAVHSLVKLIKTMAQDIETEKPRIGQCLPLWEELKLKVKDWCSKFNIMVAPVEKVIESRFKKNYHPAWAAAFILDPLYLIRDASGKYLPPFKCLSHEQEKDVDKLIMRLVSREEAHIALMELMKWRTEGLDPVYAQAVQLKQRDPSTGKMRIANPQSSRLVWEAHLTELKSLGKVAVRLIFLHATSSSGYKRNSSLLRWVSAHSHSRVGLDRAHKLMFISAHSKREFGDDSDDKENELFGLANGEDDVLNEVFVDTSSV; encoded by the coding sequence ATGGCCGCAACTAATGCCGCCGCCGCGACGCCGCCGCTGGAGTCGACCTCCGCCCCATCCGAGGAGCTGGCCGCGAAGACGGTGAGCAAGCGGTACGAGGGGCTGGTGATGGTACGGACCAAGGCGATTAAAGGGAAGGGCGCTTGGTACTGGGCCCACCTCGAGCCAATTCTCGTCAACAACTCCGACACCGGCCTCCCCAAAGCCGTCAAGCTCCGCTGCTCCCTCTGCGACGCCGTCTTCTCCGCCTCCAACCCCTCCCGCACCGCCTCCGAGCACCTCAAGCGCGGCACCTGCCCCAACTTCGCCTCCGCCCCCAAGCCCATCTCCTCCCTCCCCCCTTCTTCCTCCTCCATCTCCGCCCCCGCCTCCGCCACTCTCTCTCCCACCTCCCACAACCACCGCAAacgcccctcctcctcctcctccggcgGCGGCAACGGCACCTCCGCCGTCATCCCTCCCCTAGCAATCGTGGACCCCTCGAGATTCACAGTGGATTTAGCTTACCCGCCGCCGAGCACGAGCCTGATTGTGACCTCCGGCGGCGCGAGCCCCTCCGGCCTGTACGGCCATCAGCAGCAATTAGTCCTCTCAGGCGGAAAAGAGGATCTGGGCGCTCTAGCAGTGCTGGAAGATAGCGTGAAGCGCCTCAAGAGCCCCAAAGCCTCTCCGTCGCCGGCATTGAGCAAGGCCCAGGTCGATTCCGCCCTCGACTCCCTCGCCGATTGGGTCTACGAATGCTGCGGCTCCGTCTCCTTCTCCAGCCTCGACCACCCCAAATTCAAAGCCTTCCTCAATCAAGTAGGCCTCCCCGCTATCTCCAAGCCCGACTTTGCCGGCTCCCGATTAGACGCCAAGTACGAGGAGGTCAAGTCCAAATGCGAGGCCAAAATCCGCGACGCCATGTTCTTCCAAATCGCGTCCGACGGGTGGAAGCCGCACGACTTCACTCGCGATGGCAATTTGGTGAATTTAGCCGTCAATCTCCCCAACTGCACCAGCGTCTTCAGAAGGGCCGTTTTCACGATCGGGTACGTCCACTCCAACTACGCCGAGGAGGTTCTCTGGGATACCATAACCGACATTTGCGATTCTAATGTGCGCCAATGCGTGGGAGTCGTTTCCGACAAGTTCAAGGCCAAAGCATTGGCGAATCTCGAGAGTCAGCATCCGTGGATGGTGAACCTCTGCTGTCAGTATCAAGGCTTCACTAGTTTGATCAAGGATTTAGGAAAAGAGCTTGTCCTGTTCAAGAACGTAGCAAATAACTGCATGAAGCTTGCGGCTTTCGTCAACAACAAATCCCAAATTCGCCACAGCTTTCAGAAATTCCAGCTGCAGGAATACGGCCACGCTGGCTTGTTGAGGGTTCCGTTCGATGCCTCGGATTTTTGGGCTGTTTACGCGCTCGTTGAGGATATTCTGAGCTCTGCTCGTGCCCTGCATTTGGTGCTGTCAGATGAATCCTACAAAATAGAGGAGCCGATCGCTAGGGAAGTCGCGGAGACGATGAGGAATCCTCATTTCTGGAACGAGTTAGAAGCCGTGCACTCTTTAGTGAAGCTGATCAAGACAATGGCTCAAGACATCGAGACAGAGAAGCCGCGGATCGGGCAATGCCTGCCTTTATGGGAGGAGCTTAAACTCAAGGTGAAGGACTGGTGCTCTAAGTTCAACATTATGGTAGCACCTGTGGAGAAGGTGATCGAATCGAGGTTCAAGAAGAACTACCATCCGGCATGGGCGGCTGCGTTCATCCTCGACCCGCTCTACTTGATAAGGGATGCTAGCGGGAAGTACTTGCCGCCCTTCAAATGCTTGAGCCACGAGCAGGAAAAGGACGTGGACAAGCTTATAATGCGGCTCGTTTCAAGGGAGGAGGCGCACATTGCGCTCATGGAGCTGATGAAGTGGCGGACGGAAGGGCTGGATCCAGTGTACGCGCAAGCTGTGCAGCTGAAGCAGAGGGATCCGAGCACGGGGAAGATGAGGATTGCCAACCCGCAGAGTAGTAGGCTTGTGTGGGAGGCGCATCTAACGGAGCTCAAGTCGTTGGGGAAGGTGGCGGTTAGGCTTATCTTCCTCCATGCTACGTCGTCGTCTGGCTACAAACGCAACTCGTCGTTGCTGAGATGGGTGAGTGCTCATTCGCATTCGAGGGTGGGGTTGGACAGGGCTCACAAGTTGATGTTCATATCTGCACATTCGAAGCGGGAGTTTGGCGATGACAGCGACGACAAGGAGAACGAGCTTTTCGGATTGGCAAATGGTGAGGACGATGTGCTCAATGAGGTTTTTGTTGATACTTCCTCTGTGTAA